Genomic segment of Anaeromusa acidaminophila DSM 3853:
CCTTGGTGCGGGCCTTGCAAAATGATTGCTCCGGAACTGGAGTCACTGGCCCCTGAATACGCGGATAAAGCGGCTATTATCAAAGTGAATGTTGACGACTTTCCTGCGGTAGCGCAGCGTTATAAGGTCATGGGCATTCCGACGTTGCTCATCTTCAAGGAAGGCAAAGAAGTCTCTCGCCTAGTAGGCTTTCGGCCTAAGAAAGAGTTGGCTGCGGCGTTGGATGCAGTGCTGTAAAGTAAATGGAGTTAAGCTGGTGAAGGCATTCTGCGTTGAGTAGAATGCCTTTTATTCCTATATAGGAAACTTTATGTGCCGCTTTTTTAAAACAGTCCTGTCAGGAGGTTCGAAGATGGAAAAAACAAAGATTTTAATTGCTGATGACGACAAGCAGATTCGTCAGCTCTTGGCGCTTTATTTTGAAAAAGAAGGCTTTGCCGTAGTGGAGGCGGCTGACG
This window contains:
- the trxA gene encoding thioredoxin → MALHTIATEEEFQTLVIEAGKPVLVDFWAPWCGPCKMIAPELESLAPEYADKAAIIKVNVDDFPAVAQRYKVMGIPTLLIFKEGKEVSRLVGFRPKKELAAALDAVL